One genomic segment of Porphyromonadaceae bacterium W3.11 includes these proteins:
- a CDS encoding toprim domain-containing protein, producing MDIQTAKQIRLEEYLHSLGYSPVKQQGTNLWYKSPFREETEASFKVNTERNQWYDFALGKGGNIIALASRLYATDSVPYLLKRIEEQAPHVRPVSFSFRKQSFTEPSFQQLEIVPLSSPALLAYLQERGINPALAKRECREARFTHNGKRYFAVAFPNILGGYEIRNRYFKGCIAPKDITHIRQQGEPKDTCYVFEGFMDYLSFLTLRLESCPQCPDFDRQDYMVLNSVANVSKALYPLGSYERIHCFFDNDRAGMEALRQIRKEYDSTRHIRDASQIYCGCKDLNEYLQKRMADEQMQSVRKKNDTLSKKPKGFRL from the coding sequence ATGGATATACAGACAGCAAAACAAATCAGGCTGGAAGAGTATCTTCACAGCTTGGGATATAGCCCGGTAAAGCAGCAGGGCACCAATCTCTGGTACAAATCGCCGTTCAGGGAGGAAACCGAAGCATCGTTCAAGGTGAACACCGAGCGGAACCAATGGTATGATTTTGCACTCGGCAAGGGCGGCAACATCATCGCACTGGCTTCGCGCCTCTATGCAACGGACAGTGTGCCGTACCTTCTGAAACGCATAGAGGAACAGGCACCGCACGTGCGCCCCGTCTCTTTCTCTTTTCGCAAGCAGTCCTTTACGGAGCCAAGTTTCCAGCAGTTGGAAATCGTGCCGCTTTCTTCCCCTGCCTTGCTCGCTTATTTGCAGGAAAGGGGTATCAATCCGGCACTGGCGAAAAGAGAATGCAGGGAGGCACGGTTTACGCACAACGGCAAGCGGTACTTCGCCGTTGCGTTTCCGAACATATTGGGCGGCTATGAGATACGCAACCGATATTTCAAGGGCTGTATCGCGCCGAAAGACATCACCCACATACGGCAGCAAGGAGAACCGAAGGACACCTGTTACGTTTTTGAGGGATTTATGGACTATCTCTCATTTCTGACCCTGCGGCTCGAAAGCTGTCCGCAATGCCCCGATTTCGACAGGCAGGATTACATGGTGCTGAACTCTGTCGCCAATGTTTCCAAGGCACTCTACCCGTTGGGGAGCTATGAGCGCATCCACTGCTTTTTTGACAATGACCGTGCAGGAATGGAAGCCTTGCGGCAAATCCGCAAGGAATACGACAGCACCCGGCATATACGGGACGCTTCACAAATCTACTGCGGATGCAAAGACCTGAACGAGTATTTGCAGAAGCGCATGGCTGATGAGCAAATGCAATCCGTCAGAAAGAAGAATGACACGCTATCCAAGAAACCGAAAGGCTTCCGGTTATAG
- a CDS encoding mobilization protein, producing MATKSSIHIKPCNVASSEAHNRRTAEYMRNIGKSRIYIVSELTADNEQWINPDFGSPELQTHYENIKRMVKEKTGRVMQEKERERKGKNGKIIKVAGCSPIREGVLLIRQDTTLEDVRRFGEECQRRWGITPLQIFLHKDEGHWLNGQPAPEDMESFQVGERWFKPNYHAHIVFDWMNHDTGKSRKLNDEDMTEMQNLASDILLMERGQSKAVTGKKHLERNDFIIEKQKAELQRMDAAKRHKEEQINLAEQKLRQVKSEIRTDKLKGAATDAATVIVSGVGSLFGSGKMKKLELSNEELHQEIAKRDKGIDDLKAQMRHMQEQHGKQIRNLQGIHNLELEAKDKEISRLNAILEKAFKWFPMLKEMLRMEKLCTAIGFTKEMIESLLTKKEAIRCNGRIYSEEHRRKFDIRNDIFKVEKNPTNDSKLVLTINRQPIGEWFKEQWEKLRQGLRKTEEPRKSRGFKL from the coding sequence ATGGCAACAAAATCAAGCATACATATCAAGCCTTGCAACGTGGCATCAAGCGAGGCTCATAACCGGAGGACTGCCGAGTATATGCGCAACATCGGCAAGTCCAGAATCTACATCGTGTCCGAACTTACGGCTGATAACGAACAATGGATAAATCCGGATTTCGGCAGTCCCGAATTGCAGACGCACTATGAGAACATCAAACGCATGGTCAAAGAAAAGACAGGCCGTGTCATGCAGGAAAAGGAGCGTGAGCGCAAAGGGAAGAATGGCAAGATTATCAAGGTGGCGGGATGTTCTCCCATCCGTGAGGGTGTATTGCTAATCAGACAGGACACCACGCTGGAGGATGTGCGTAGGTTTGGCGAAGAGTGCCAAAGGCGATGGGGCATTACACCGCTCCAAATCTTCCTCCACAAAGACGAGGGGCATTGGCTGAACGGTCAGCCCGCACCGGAGGACATGGAGAGTTTCCAAGTAGGCGAAAGGTGGTTCAAACCGAATTACCATGCCCATATCGTATTTGACTGGATGAACCACGATACAGGCAAGAGCCGCAAACTCAATGATGAGGATATGACCGAAATGCAAAACTTGGCATCTGATATCCTGCTGATGGAGCGTGGGCAGTCAAAGGCTGTAACAGGCAAAAAACATTTGGAACGGAACGACTTCATCATTGAGAAGCAGAAAGCCGAACTGCAACGCATGGATGCAGCAAAGCGGCACAAAGAAGAACAGATAAACCTTGCCGAACAGAAACTCCGTCAGGTGAAATCGGAGATACGCACGGACAAGCTCAAAGGCGCAGCCACCGATGCCGCTACGGTCATAGTGAGCGGAGTGGGTTCTCTTTTCGGCAGTGGAAAAATGAAGAAACTGGAACTATCCAATGAAGAATTGCATCAGGAAATAGCCAAACGGGATAAGGGAATTGATGACCTGAAAGCCCAAATGCGGCACATGCAGGAACAGCACGGCAAGCAGATACGTAATCTGCAAGGAATACACAATCTGGAGCTTGAAGCCAAAGACAAGGAAATATCACGACTGAATGCTATTCTTGAAAAGGCGTTCAAATGGTTCCCGATGCTCAAAGAAATGTTGAGAATGGAAAAGCTATGCACTGCCATCGGCTTCACCAAAGAAATGATAGAGAGCCTTCTGACGAAGAAAGAGGCTATCAGGTGCAATGGCAGGATTTATTCCGAAGAGCACAGACGGAAGTTTGACATCAGGAATGATATTTTCAAAGTGGAAAAGAATCCGACCAATGACAGTAAACTGGTACTGACCATAAACAGGCAACCGATTGGCGAATGGTTCAAAGAACAATGGGAGAAACTTCGGCAAGG
- a CDS encoding AAA family ATPase gives MDYMKDIREISDEQAVILWQASRLSLSGKYEKAPEILSVKGSVIGTLGNFSASIGKAKSKKTFNVSAIVAAALKNGTVLRYAAELPEAKRKVLYVDTEQSPHHCLNVMERIMRMAGLPDDRDNENLEFLALRKYTPEQRIRIVEQAIYHTPNLGLVIIDGIRDMVYDINSPSESTRIISKLMQWTDDRQIHIHTILHQNKGDENARGHIGTELNNKAETVLLVEKDKSNGDISKVSAMHIRAMDFEPFAFRINERALPELMEDYQTEAKTPGRPQGGKFDAYKDISEQQHRIALEAAFSLQDEYGYKELGKALKESYALVGVPLSDNKLVKLITVLKSKRMIVQENGRKYRYEPDFHY, from the coding sequence ATGGACTATATGAAAGACATCCGGGAAATATCGGACGAACAGGCGGTAATCCTCTGGCAAGCCTCACGCCTGAGCCTGTCGGGAAAATACGAAAAAGCCCCTGAAATCCTCAGTGTGAAAGGTTCCGTTATCGGCACGTTGGGAAATTTCAGCGCATCCATCGGCAAAGCCAAAAGCAAGAAGACATTCAATGTGTCGGCTATCGTGGCTGCGGCATTGAAGAACGGAACGGTGCTCAGGTATGCGGCTGAACTTCCCGAAGCCAAGCGGAAAGTGCTTTACGTGGATACGGAGCAAAGCCCCCACCACTGCCTGAATGTGATGGAACGCATCATGCGCATGGCAGGACTGCCCGATGACAGGGACAACGAAAACCTTGAGTTCCTTGCCTTGCGGAAATACACGCCGGAGCAGCGCATAAGGATTGTCGAACAGGCAATCTACCATACGCCGAACCTTGGTCTGGTGATAATAGACGGAATCCGTGACATGGTATATGACATCAACAGCCCCAGTGAATCGACACGCATCATATCAAAGCTGATGCAATGGACGGACGACAGGCAGATACATATCCACACGATACTCCATCAGAACAAGGGGGATGAGAACGCAAGGGGACATATCGGCACGGAGCTGAACAACAAGGCTGAAACCGTGCTGCTCGTTGAAAAGGACAAGAGCAACGGGGACATAAGCAAGGTTTCCGCCATGCACATCCGTGCGATGGACTTCGAGCCGTTTGCCTTCCGCATAAACGAAAGGGCATTGCCCGAACTGATGGAGGACTACCAGACAGAAGCCAAAACACCCGGCAGACCCCAAGGCGGGAAGTTTGATGCCTACAAGGACATTTCCGAGCAGCAGCACCGGATAGCACTGGAAGCCGCATTCTCGTTGCAGGACGAGTACGGGTATAAGGAACTGGGCAAAGCACTGAAAGAATCGTATGCCTTGGTAGGCGTTCCGTTGAGCGACAACAAGCTGGTCAAACTCATCACAGTGTTAAAGAGCAAGCGGATGATAGTACAGGAAAACGGCAGGAAGTACAGGTACGAACCGGATTTCCACTATTAG
- a CDS encoding DUF3853 family protein, translating into MTNIQELLSKPVWQMTGEEFIMLSRHASGQPEAQPQPVTDTGRKYVYGILGIAKLFGCSLPTANRIKKSGKIDKAITQIGRKIIVDAELALELAGKKTGGRK; encoded by the coding sequence ATGACAAATATCCAAGAATTATTATCCAAACCCGTCTGGCAGATGACAGGCGAAGAGTTCATCATGTTAAGCAGGCACGCATCCGGTCAGCCGGAAGCGCAGCCGCAGCCCGTAACGGACACAGGCAGGAAGTATGTGTACGGAATACTCGGTATCGCCAAGTTGTTCGGGTGCAGCCTGCCTACCGCCAACCGTATAAAGAAAAGCGGAAAGATAGACAAGGCCATCACCCAGATAGGGCGCAAGATTATCGTGGACGCGGAACTTGCCCTTGAGCTGGCAGGGAAGAAAACAGGCGGACGCAAGTAA
- a CDS encoding phage integrase SAM-like domain-containing protein, producing the protein MNIKRNIIFAPESRKKNGVPIVDNVPIRMRVIYASHRIEFTTGYRIDAAKWDADKQRVKNGCTNKLKQSASEINADLLRYYAEIQNVFKEFEVQETMPTTQQLKEAFNLRMKNGSEEQQEDTKISFWEIFDEFVKECGNQNNWTESTYEKFSAVKNHLKEFKEDVTFEYFDEFGLNEYVNFLRDKKDMRNSTIGKQMGFLKWFLRWSFKKGYNQNIAFDTFKPKLKTTSKKIIFLTWDELNRLKDYQIPKDKQYLERVRDVFLFCCFTSLRYSDVRNLKRSDVKSDHIEVTTVKTADSLNIELNKYSKAILEKYKDIHFENNMALPVISNQKMNDYLKELGELAEINEPVRETYYKGNERIDEVAPKYALLSTHAGRRTFICNALALGIPAQVVMKWTGHSDYKAMKPYIDIADDIKANAMNKFNQL; encoded by the coding sequence ATGAACATCAAACGAAACATCATTTTTGCACCTGAAAGCCGCAAAAAGAATGGCGTTCCAATCGTGGATAACGTACCCATCCGTATGCGTGTTATATACGCAAGCCACCGCATCGAGTTTACAACAGGCTACCGCATTGATGCAGCCAAGTGGGATGCGGACAAGCAGCGTGTAAAAAACGGATGTACCAATAAATTGAAGCAAAGCGCATCCGAAATCAATGCGGATTTACTAAGATACTATGCCGAAATTCAAAACGTGTTCAAAGAATTTGAGGTACAGGAAACCATGCCGACCACCCAACAGTTGAAAGAAGCATTCAATCTGCGAATGAAAAATGGCAGCGAGGAGCAACAGGAAGATACTAAAATAAGTTTTTGGGAGATATTTGATGAGTTTGTTAAGGAATGTGGTAATCAGAACAACTGGACAGAATCCACATACGAAAAATTTTCAGCCGTAAAAAATCACCTGAAAGAGTTCAAAGAAGATGTGACTTTTGAGTATTTCGATGAGTTCGGACTAAACGAGTATGTAAACTTCTTGCGTGACAAGAAAGACATGAGAAACAGTACCATCGGTAAACAGATGGGATTCCTCAAATGGTTCCTGCGATGGAGTTTCAAGAAAGGATATAATCAAAACATTGCATTCGATACATTCAAGCCGAAATTGAAAACCACCTCAAAGAAGATAATCTTTCTGACATGGGACGAATTGAATAGACTGAAAGACTATCAGATACCCAAAGACAAACAATATCTGGAACGTGTCAGAGATGTTTTCCTGTTCTGTTGTTTCACAAGTCTAAGGTATTCAGATGTTCGTAACTTGAAGCGAAGTGATGTTAAATCCGACCACATAGAAGTTACTACCGTCAAAACGGCAGACAGCCTGAACATTGAACTAAATAAATACAGCAAAGCCATACTTGAAAAATACAAGGACATTCACTTTGAGAACAACATGGCATTGCCAGTCATCAGCAATCAGAAAATGAATGATTATCTAAAAGAGTTGGGCGAGCTTGCCGAAATCAACGAGCCTGTAAGGGAAACATATTATAAAGGAAATGAGCGTATAGATGAAGTGGCACCCAAATACGCACTGTTAAGTACTCACGCCGGAAGAAGGACTTTCATCTGTAATGCCTTGGCTCTCGGAATTCCGGCTCAGGTAGTCATGAAATGGACGGGACATAGTGATTATAAAGCCATGAAACCTTACATTGACATAGCTGATGATATTAAAGCTAATGCGATGAACAAGTTTAACCAACTCTAA
- a CDS encoding selenium binding protein, with the protein MYEDYTRQSLPSKEYRELLGSALCVFNSNNAFIIENILREDDGANYNWYDLMDRTSGNLSKPISDTITNKAGSKIATLFNQLVTQRNRIIHSFQITDKDDEQKLATKDKKNNQYVITKEILLEFIKNNEELSTELHKFRGY; encoded by the coding sequence ATGTACGAAGATTATACAAGACAATCCCTGCCATCCAAAGAATATAGGGAGTTATTAGGCAGTGCATTATGTGTTTTTAATTCCAATAATGCATTTATCATAGAGAATATCCTAAGAGAGGATGACGGAGCTAATTATAATTGGTATGATTTAATGGACAGAACATCAGGAAATCTATCGAAGCCTATTTCAGATACAATAACAAATAAAGCCGGTTCTAAGATTGCGACTTTATTTAACCAACTGGTAACTCAAAGAAATAGGATAATACATAGTTTCCAAATAACAGATAAGGATGATGAACAAAAACTTGCAACTAAAGATAAGAAAAACAATCAATATGTAATAACTAAAGAAATTCTGTTAGAGTTCATTAAAAATAACGAAGAATTAAGTACTGAACTACATAAGTTCAGAGGGTATTAA